The following coding sequences are from one Lycium ferocissimum isolate CSIRO_LF1 chromosome 3, AGI_CSIRO_Lferr_CH_V1, whole genome shotgun sequence window:
- the LOC132049540 gene encoding phosphatidate phosphatase PAH1-like isoform X1: MNVVGKVSSFITQGVYSVATPFHPFGGAVDIIVVKQHDETFRSTPWHVRFGKFQGVLKGAEKVVKIEVNGVEADFHMYLDNSGEAYFIREVTADKEREANEDSREEVITSDLDNVNKNESIKEGADLPLRDEGVTLGIDRLDKGDSDGERRSYEFLDEQSSLEDSIVAELGSSGYESLDNAEEVLESQDSSSEVVMVSVDGHLLKAPILASERNVEDVKLETPRFHLGPGQGTDFSDGNSEFIDDYMSYQASPKAAPADACHVKNESNTVEHQTDVSEVDGEFPVNLDVKKQANGNVEVNQPDVVSPVKIPEVVDDLAKTSSGKLGDNSSLNPSKTLQKSESATDSNGSDSSIDHRVLSDKHSKEQNDVSLAAEEIQSGQQESDECTQRENVKHLTEAFLKVTGVEISLCGNLLHAGMGSSAAREAFDTNCISEEEFKISSESIIKNENLVVRIRGNYLLWDRAAPIILGMAECDMELPVEYADVIPVEREETSKSGEDDSGISSVPSGRRWTLWPNPFRRVKTLDNSNINSSNEEVIVNTESSSMYQPIEQTVITQGGKGSPPEQFVRTNIPTSGQITSLNLKEGQNMVTFIFSTRVLGEQKVESHIYLWKWNAKIVISDVDGTITKSDVLGQFMPLVGKDWTHFGTARLFSAIKENGYQLLFLSARAIVQAYLTKNFLFNLKQDGKTLPTGPVVISPDGLFPSLYREVIRRAPHEFKIACLEDIKALFPQDYNPFYAGFGNRDTDEFSYRKIGIPKGKIFIINPKGEVSINHQIDVKSYTSLHSLVDDMFPPTSMAEQEDFNLWNYWKMPMSDINYL; encoded by the exons ATGAATGTGGTTGGAAAAGTTAGTAGTTTTATAACACAGGGTGTGTATTCAGTTGCCACCCCATTTCACCCTTTTGGTGGAGCAGTTGATATAATTGTTGTGAAGCAGCATGATGAGACTTTTAGGAGCACCCCTTGGCATGTTCGATTCGGTAAATTTCAGGGTGTTCTTAAAGGGGCAGAAAAAGTGGTTAAAATTGAAGTTAACGGTGTAGAAGCCGATTTTCACATGTATCTTGATAATTCCGGTGAAGCATATTTTATCAGAGAGGTTACTGCTGATAAGGAGCGCGAAGCAAATGAGGATTCAAGGGAAGAGGTGATTACTAGTGATCTTGATAATGTTAACAAGAATGAAAGTATAAAGGAGGGTGCTGATTTACCATTGCGAGATGAAGGTGTGACATTGGGTATAGATCGATTAGATAAGGGAGATTCCGATGGTGAGAGGAGATCTTATGAGTTTCTGGATGAACAATCTTCTCTGGAGGATTCAATTGTAGCAGAACTTGGTTCTAGCGGATATGAGAGTTTGGATAATGCTGAGGAGGTGTTGGAATCACAGGACTCCAGTTCTGAAGTTGTTATGGTGAGCGTGGATGGCCATTTATTGAAAGCACCCATCTTAGCATCTGAAAGGAATGTGGAAGATGTCAAATTAGAGACGCCTAGATTTCATTTAGGCCCCGGTCAGGGGACAGATTTTTCGGATGGTAACTCGGAGTTCATTGATGATTATATGAGTTATCAGGCGTCACCAAAAGCTGCTCCTGCAGACGCTTGCCATGTGAAAAACGAGAGCAATACGGTTGAGCACCAGACAGATGTTTCTGAAGTAGATGGTGAATTTCCAGTAAATTTGGATGTGAAAAAACAGGCAAATGGCAATGTGGAAGTTAATCAGCCAGATGTGGTTTCTCCGGTGAAGATTCCGGAAGTGGTTGACGATTTAGCTAAGACGTCTTCTGGGAAACTGGGAGACAACAGTTCGCTAAATCCTAGTAAAACCCTTCAGAAAAGTGAATCAGCGACAGATTCTAATGGTTCTGACAGCTCAATAGACCATCGTGTTCTTAGTGATAAACACTCAAAGGAACAGAATGATGTATCTTTAGCAGCTGAAGAAATACAAAGTGGCCAGCAAGAATCAGATGAATGTACTCAACGTGAAAATGTGAAGCATCTTACAGAAGCTTTTCTCAAAG TGACAGGAGTAGAGATATCTCTTTGTGGCAACTTGCTTCATGCTGGAATGGGTTCTAGTGCTGCTAGAGAAGCCTTTGACACAAATTGTATATCTGAGGAGGAATTCAAAATTTCTTCAGAATCCATAATCAAGAACGAAAACTTAGTTGTCAGAATTCGAGGAAACTATCTTTTGTGGGACAGAGCTGCTCCTATCATTCTTGGCATGGCTGAATGTGATATGGAATTGCCTGTTGAATATGCTGATGTCATACCTGTAGAACGGGAGGAAACCTCAAAATCAGGAGAGGATGATAGTGGGATATCTTCGGTTCCTTCTGGAAGACGATGGACTCTCTGGCCAAATCCATTTAGAAGGGTTAAGACACTTGACAAcagtaacattaattcatcaaatGAAGAGGTCATTGTTAATACTGAATCTAGCTCAATGTACCAGCCTATAGAACAAACAGTAATCACACAAGGAGGAAAGGGATCTCCTCCAGAGCAATTTGTGAGAACAAATATTCCCACTTCCGGTCAAATCACATCTTTAAACTTGAAAGAGGGGCAGAATATGGTAACTTTCATTTTCTCAACCCGAGTCCTTGGGGAGCAAAAG GTTGAATCCCATATATACTTGTGGAAGTGGAATGCAAAAATTGTTATTTCTGATGTTGATGGGACTATTACCAA GTCCGATGTTCTTGGTCAGTTTATGCCTTTGGTTGGGAAGGACTGGACACATTTTGGAACTGCCAGACTTTTCTCTGCAATCAAG GAAAATGGATATCAGCTACTCTTTCTCAGTGCGCGTGCGATTGTTCAAGCATATCTGACCAAGAATTTCCTGTTCAATCTCAAACAG GATGGAAAAACCCTACCCACTGGACCTGTTGTAATTTCTCCCGACGGTTTATTTCCGTCGTTGTACAGAGAAG TTATAAGAAGAGCCCCTCATGAATTCAAGATAGCCTGTTTAGAG GACATCAAAGCACTTTTCCCTCAAGATTACAACCCATTCTATGCGGGCTTCGGGAATAGGGACACTGATGAATTCAGTTACAGAAAAATTGGAATTCCCAaaggcaaaatttttataatcaaCCCAAAG GGGGAAGTGTCAATTAACCATCAAATTGATGTAAAATCCTATACTTCATTGCACAGTCTAGTCGATGACATGTTCCCACCGACATCCATGGCTGAGCAG GAAGATTTTAACTTATGGAACTATTGGAAAATGCCCATGTCAGACATCAATTACTTGTAG
- the LOC132049540 gene encoding phosphatidate phosphatase PAH1-like isoform X2 — translation MNVVGKVSSFITQGVYSVATPFHPFGGAVDIIVVKQHDETFRSTPWHVRFGKFQGVLKGAEKVVKIEVNGVEADFHMYLDNSGEAYFIREVTADKEREANEDSREEVITSDLDNVNKNESIKEGADLPLRDEGVTLGIDRLDKGDSDGERRSYEFLDEQSSLEDSIVAELGSSGYESLDNAEEVLESQDSSSEVVMVSVDGHLLKAPILASERNVEDVKLETPRFHLGPGQGTDFSDGNSEFIDDYMSYQASPKAAPADACHVKNESNTVEHQTDVSEVDGEFPVNLDVKKQANGNVEVNQPDVVSPVKIPEVVDDLAKTSSGKLGDNSSLNPSKTLQKSESATDSNGSDSSIDHRVLSDKHSKEQNDVSLAAEEIQSGQQESDECTQRENVKHLTEAFLKVTGVEISLCGNLLHAGMGSSAAREAFDTNCISEEEFKISSESIIKNENLVVRIRGNYLLWDRAAPIILGMAECDMELPVEYADVIPVEREETSKSGEDDSGISSVPSGRRWTLWPNPFRRVKTLDNSNINSSNEEVIVNTESSSMYQPIEQTVITQGGKGSPPEQFVRTNIPTSGQITSLNLKEGQNMVTFIFSTRVLGEQKVESHIYLWKWNAKIVISDVDGTITKSDVLGQFMPLVGKDWTHFGTARLFSAIKENGYQLLFLSARAIVQAYLTKNFLFNLKQL, via the exons ATGAATGTGGTTGGAAAAGTTAGTAGTTTTATAACACAGGGTGTGTATTCAGTTGCCACCCCATTTCACCCTTTTGGTGGAGCAGTTGATATAATTGTTGTGAAGCAGCATGATGAGACTTTTAGGAGCACCCCTTGGCATGTTCGATTCGGTAAATTTCAGGGTGTTCTTAAAGGGGCAGAAAAAGTGGTTAAAATTGAAGTTAACGGTGTAGAAGCCGATTTTCACATGTATCTTGATAATTCCGGTGAAGCATATTTTATCAGAGAGGTTACTGCTGATAAGGAGCGCGAAGCAAATGAGGATTCAAGGGAAGAGGTGATTACTAGTGATCTTGATAATGTTAACAAGAATGAAAGTATAAAGGAGGGTGCTGATTTACCATTGCGAGATGAAGGTGTGACATTGGGTATAGATCGATTAGATAAGGGAGATTCCGATGGTGAGAGGAGATCTTATGAGTTTCTGGATGAACAATCTTCTCTGGAGGATTCAATTGTAGCAGAACTTGGTTCTAGCGGATATGAGAGTTTGGATAATGCTGAGGAGGTGTTGGAATCACAGGACTCCAGTTCTGAAGTTGTTATGGTGAGCGTGGATGGCCATTTATTGAAAGCACCCATCTTAGCATCTGAAAGGAATGTGGAAGATGTCAAATTAGAGACGCCTAGATTTCATTTAGGCCCCGGTCAGGGGACAGATTTTTCGGATGGTAACTCGGAGTTCATTGATGATTATATGAGTTATCAGGCGTCACCAAAAGCTGCTCCTGCAGACGCTTGCCATGTGAAAAACGAGAGCAATACGGTTGAGCACCAGACAGATGTTTCTGAAGTAGATGGTGAATTTCCAGTAAATTTGGATGTGAAAAAACAGGCAAATGGCAATGTGGAAGTTAATCAGCCAGATGTGGTTTCTCCGGTGAAGATTCCGGAAGTGGTTGACGATTTAGCTAAGACGTCTTCTGGGAAACTGGGAGACAACAGTTCGCTAAATCCTAGTAAAACCCTTCAGAAAAGTGAATCAGCGACAGATTCTAATGGTTCTGACAGCTCAATAGACCATCGTGTTCTTAGTGATAAACACTCAAAGGAACAGAATGATGTATCTTTAGCAGCTGAAGAAATACAAAGTGGCCAGCAAGAATCAGATGAATGTACTCAACGTGAAAATGTGAAGCATCTTACAGAAGCTTTTCTCAAAG TGACAGGAGTAGAGATATCTCTTTGTGGCAACTTGCTTCATGCTGGAATGGGTTCTAGTGCTGCTAGAGAAGCCTTTGACACAAATTGTATATCTGAGGAGGAATTCAAAATTTCTTCAGAATCCATAATCAAGAACGAAAACTTAGTTGTCAGAATTCGAGGAAACTATCTTTTGTGGGACAGAGCTGCTCCTATCATTCTTGGCATGGCTGAATGTGATATGGAATTGCCTGTTGAATATGCTGATGTCATACCTGTAGAACGGGAGGAAACCTCAAAATCAGGAGAGGATGATAGTGGGATATCTTCGGTTCCTTCTGGAAGACGATGGACTCTCTGGCCAAATCCATTTAGAAGGGTTAAGACACTTGACAAcagtaacattaattcatcaaatGAAGAGGTCATTGTTAATACTGAATCTAGCTCAATGTACCAGCCTATAGAACAAACAGTAATCACACAAGGAGGAAAGGGATCTCCTCCAGAGCAATTTGTGAGAACAAATATTCCCACTTCCGGTCAAATCACATCTTTAAACTTGAAAGAGGGGCAGAATATGGTAACTTTCATTTTCTCAACCCGAGTCCTTGGGGAGCAAAAG GTTGAATCCCATATATACTTGTGGAAGTGGAATGCAAAAATTGTTATTTCTGATGTTGATGGGACTATTACCAA GTCCGATGTTCTTGGTCAGTTTATGCCTTTGGTTGGGAAGGACTGGACACATTTTGGAACTGCCAGACTTTTCTCTGCAATCAAG GAAAATGGATATCAGCTACTCTTTCTCAGTGCGCGTGCGATTGTTCAAGCATATCTGACCAAGAATTTCCTGTTCAATCTCAAACAG TTATAA
- the LOC132049542 gene encoding pentatricopeptide repeat-containing protein At1g08070, chloroplastic-like has product MNEPCSWLWQQKHIALSLLKSPHKLSTLNHLKSLHVYLLRTGLNHSSFAIGNFITQCSSLKLMSYAAQLFDKMPEPNSFVWNTLIRGFQQNHSPKHTLYYFDKMRANNVQPDRFTYPFAIRACSDLMDFVKGVTLHGQLFKIGVNLDVFVGTSLVDFYTAMGDLNTTKKVFEELPDKDEVTWYAMLSSYVNKFNDMEKARDLFEKIPCKDLVIWHTIILGYVKAGDLELAKEYFDRAPVKDLLMYNTILGCLAKNGEVECVLRLFHEMPCRDLVSWNTVIGGLVRDGRINEAMRFFHQMERVNLSPDDVTLASLLSACAQAGALDTGKWLHSYIDRRCSELNAVIGTALVDMYCKCGDLESAACLFNKMSERDVVAWSAMIMGSSMNGESRTALNFFYRMKDESERPNDATILGVLCACVHAGLVDEGRKCFYGMSLEFGLTPKLEHYGCMVDLLGRAGLLEEAYNLIQSMPYEPHTGAWGALLGACKIHGNVELAEKAIEHLIQLDLEDGGYLAIMSNIYANAGRWEDVSKVRKLMKEKGIGKSRGISSIEVNGVIHEFGVQEKKHPQAREIYDMIDEIYRRLKRAGHVASTREVFFDVEEEEKEKALFFHSEKMAVAFGLIATDKTTIIRVVKNLRICPDCHAAMKLISASFEREIVIRDRHRFHHFKNGVCSCIDYW; this is encoded by the exons ATGAATGAACCTTGCAGTTGGCTATGGCAGCAAAAACACATTGCCCTTTCTCTACTAAAATCTCCACACAAACTCTCCACTTTGAACCACTTAAAATCCCTCCATGTATACCTCCTTCGCACTGGCCTTAACCATAGCAGTTTCGCAATCGGTAACTTCATCACCCAATGCTCTTCTCTTAAACTCATGTCGTATGCAGCCCAACTGTTCGATAAAATGCCTGAACCAAATTCTTTTGTCTGGAACACCCTCATAAGAGGGttccaacaaaatcattcaCCCAAACACACCCTTTATTATTTCGATAAAATGCGCGCGAATAATGTGCAGCCTGATAGATTCACTTACCCTTTCGCCATTCGTGCTTGTTCGGATTTAATGGATTTTGTAAAAGGAGTAACACTTCATGGACAGTTGTTTAAAATTGGAGTGAATCTTGATGTATTTGTGGGTACTAGTTTGGTTGATTTTTATACTGCTATGGGGGATTTGAACACGACGAAAAAAGTTTTTGAGGAATTGCCGGATAAAGATGAG GTAACATGGTATGCGATGTTATCTAGCTATGTTAACAAATTTAACGACATGGAAAAAGCTCGGGATTTGTTTGAAAAGATACCGTGTAAGGATCTTGTAATTTGGCATACTATAATTTTGGGGTATGTTAAAGCCGGAGACTTGGAGCTAGCGAAAGAGTATTTTGATAGAGCGCCTGTTAAGGATTTGCTCATGTACAATACAATTTTAGGCTGCCTTGCGAAGAATGGTGAAGTTGAATGTGTCTTGAGAttgtttcatgaaatgcctTGTAGGGATTTGGTATCTTGGAATACGGTAATTGGAGGGCTTGTACGTGATGGGAGGATTAATGAAGCTATGAGATTCTTCCATCAAATGGAAAGAGTGAATTTGTCGCCTGATGATGTTACCCTGGCAAGCTTGCTCTCTGCTTGTGCACAAGCTGGAGCTCTAGATACTGGGAAATGGTTGCACTCGTATATCGATAGGAGGTGTTCTGAGTTGAATGCTGTGATTGGGACAGCATTGGTGGATATGTATTGCAAGTGTGGTGATTTGGAGAGTGCTGCATGTCTCTTTAATAAGATGTCCGAAcgtgatgttgtagcttggagTGCGATGATCATGGGGTCCTCGATGAACGGGGAGAGTAGAACTGCATTGAACTTCTTTTACCGTATGAAAGATGAATCTGAAAGGCCAAATGACGCGACAATTTTGGGGGTTCTGTGTGCTTGTGTGCATGCTGGGTTGGTTGATGAGGGAAGGAAGTgcttttatggcatgtctttAGAGTTTGGTTTAACACCAAAGTTGGAGCATTATGGTTGTATGGTTGATCTCCTTGGCCGAGCTGGTTTGCTAGAGGAGGCGTATAATTTGATACAATCTATGCCTTATGAGCCACACACGGGTGCCTGGGGCGCCTTACTAGGTGCATGCAAGATACATGGAAATGTTGAGCTTGCTGAAAAGGCCATAGAACACTTGATCCAACTTGACCTTGAGGATGGAGGCTACCTAGCAATTATGTCCAACATATATGCTAATGCAGGACGGTGGGAAGATGTCTCAAAAGTCCGAAaattaatgaaagaaaaaggcATTGGTAAGTCACGGGGGATTAGCTCCATTGAGGTTAATGGGGTCATACACGAATTTGGTGTCCAAGAGAAAAAGCACCCTCAAGCGAGAGAAATCTATGATATGATAGATGAGATCTATAGACGACTCAAGAGGGCAGGCCATGTCGCAAGTACTAGAGAGGTATTTTTCGATGTTGAAgaggaggaaaaggaaaaggctCTGTTTTTCCACAGTGAGAAAATGGCTGTTGCTTTCGGACTTATTGCAACTGATAAAACCACTATCATTCGGGTAGTGAAAAACCTTCGCATTTGTCCAGATTGTCATGCAGCTATGAAGTTGATTTCTGCTAGTTTTGAAAGAGAAATAGTAATTAGGGACCGCCATCGTTTTCACCACTTCAAGAATGGTGTTTGCTCTTGTATAGACTATTGGTGA
- the LOC132049543 gene encoding ankyrin repeat-containing protein ITN1-like, with product MMSSINQQGAMDLEMGLPPAPHPISNMNYAGEPSPSPSPRAPALVVSHSSKSLIPSNSGKALFVSNSGKALLLSNSGKRMDPSGKKKYVKQVTGRHNDTELHLAAQRGDVGAVREILGEIDAQMLKTMSGAEFDAEVAEIREAMVNEVNELGETALFTAAERGYIDVVKELLPYSTKEGITTKNRSGLDPLHIAASQGHQAIVRLLLEHDPELSKTVGQSNATPLVSAATKGHTAVVHELLSKDSNLLEISRSNGKNALHLSARQGHVDIVQALLEKDPQLARRIDKKGQTALHMAVKGVSSDVVKLLLQADPAIVMLPDKFGNTALHIATRKKRSEIVHELLLLDDTNVNALTRDHRTALDIAEGLPMSEESTELKECLTRYGACRANELNNQPRDELRKTVTEIKKNVHSQLEQARKTNKNMTGIAKELQKLHREGINNATNSVTIVASLFATVAFAAIFTVPGGDLDSGYAVASNTPSFKIFYITNALALFTSLAVVLVQITVVRGETKSEKRVIGVINKLMWAAAVFTTLAFVSASYVVIGRRNIWAAIFVTVVAGLIMAGVLGAMTYYVVRSKRTRKMRKREKFARTRTNSFPQTELSDSDYNPMFAL from the exons atgatGTCTTCCATCAACCAACAAG GTGCGATGGATCTGGAAATGGGGTTACCTCCGGCCCCACATCCAATTTCTAACATGAATTACGCCGGCGAGCCATCACCGTCACCGTCGCCACGAGCACCGGCCCTGGTGGTGTCACATTCAAGCAAGTCCTTGATTCCATCAAATTCAGGGAAAGCCCTGTTCGTGTCAAATTCAGGGAAAGCATTACTTTTATCAAATTCAGGGAAACGGATGGATCCATCAGGGAAGAAAAAGTACGTAAAACAGGTGACGGGTCGACACAACGACACGGAGCTCCACCTGGCAGCTCAACGCGGGGACGTGGGTGCGGTTAGGGAGATATTAGGGGAAATTGATGCTCAGATGTTGAAAACCATGAGCGGGGCGGAGTTTGATGCTGAg GTGGCGGAGATAAGGGAAGCAATGGTGAATGAGGTAAATGAATTAGGCGAAACGGCGTTGTTTACTGCTGCTGAAAGGGGatatattgatgttgttaaggaGTTGCTTCCTTATAGTACAAAGGAAGGGATCACGACGAAGAATCGTTCTGGTTTAGATCCTTTGCATATTGCTGCTAGCCAAGGTCATCAAG CTATTGTTAGGTTACTGTTGGAGCATGACCCAGAGTTGAGCAAGACAGTTGGTCAATCAAATGCAACTCCTCTAGTATCTGCAGCCACAAAAGGGCATACGGCAGTTGTCCATGAATTGCTTTCGAAGGATTCTAACTTGCTAGAAATATCAAGATCCAATGGCAAAAACGCGTTACATTTGTCTGCGCGCCAAGGCCATGTGGATATTGTTCAAGCGTTGCTGGAAAAGGATCCACAACTGGCAAGAAGAATCGATAAGAAAGGACAGACTGCTCTACACATGGCTGTAAAAGGCGTTAGCAGTGACGTGGTGAAGTTGCTTCTGCAAGCAGATCCAGCAATTGTAATGCTTCCGGATAAGTTTGGCAATACTGCGTTACATATTGCCACACGGAAAAAGCGTTCAGAG ATAGTGCATGAGCTCTTGCTACTCGACGACACAAATGTCAATGCATTAACAAGAGATCACAGAACAGCTTTAGACATAGCTGAAGGGCTTCCTATGTCTGAAGAATCCACTGAATTAAAAGAGTGCTTGACTCGTTATGGTGCTTGTAGAGCCAATGAATTGAATAATCAGCCTCGAGATGAGCTTAGGAAGACAGTAacagaaattaagaaaaatgtcCACTCTCAGCTTGAACAAGCTCGAAAGACTAACAAGAACATGACTGGTATTGCAAAGGAGCTTCAAAAGCTCCACAGAGAAGGAATTAACAATGCTACCAATTCTGTAACTATTGTTGCCTCTCTTTTTGCAACAGTAGCATTTGCTGCTATATTCACAGTTCCTGGTGGTGATCTTGATTCTGGATACGCTGTGGCGTCTAACACTCCCTCATTTAAGATCTTCTATATCACGAATGCTCTTGCACTCTTCACGTCCTTGGCTGTTGTGCTTGTACAAATCACAGTAGTCAGGGGTGAGACAAAATCTGAGAAAAGAGTTATTGGGGTGATTAACAAACTAATGTGGGCTGCCGCAGTTTTCACTACTCTGGCCTTTGTATCTGCCTCTTATGTAGTTATTGGCCGGCGTAATATCTGGGCTGCAATTTTTGTTACAGTTGTAGCAGGACTCATTATGGCAGGGGTTTTAGGTGCCATGACTTATTATGTTGTGAGGTCTAAAAGGACTCGCAAAATGAGAAAGAGGGAGAAGTTTGCAAGGACTAGAACCAACTCATTTCCTCAAACGGAATTATCCGATTCAGATTATAATCCAATGTTTGCTCTCTGA